The region ACTCGATGTGCCGTATCTCCGAATGCACAAAGAGCGATGTGTAGAACTTCATCGCCTCTTCGGCCTTGCCGCACTGCGCGCCGACAAACATGAGAAAAGGTGTGGTCTTTTGCATGAGGTCGCCCCTGGTTGGGCCGGGCCCGGTTTTTTTTGGCCGCAGATTCCCGAACTATTTTTCCAACAGCCTCTTCATCCCGTCAAGCATCATCGTCCAGTTCTTCTCGGAATGCTCGCGGTCTGCTTCCGTCGCATTGTTGTCCTGCGAAAGCGTCAAGCCCGTTTGCATGCCATGGCTGAAAAGTTCAATGGTGACGGTGTGGTAATTTTCCGGACGATCCGGCTGGCCTGAAAGCGGGCTGAAATGACTGTATTGCAATGAGCGGCCCGGTTCCAGCCGGAGAATCGTGCCTTTGTCCTCGTACGACCTCCCTTGCCACTCACCCTGCCAGACGATGGCGCTGCCGACCCGCCAGTCAGAAACGACGTTCGTCCCGAACATGTATTGCCCGATGATTTCGGGCTTTGTCAATGCTTCCCAGACTCTGGCGACGGGAACATTGATAGTCGTTGATACCTTCGCGATCAATCCGTTGTCCATGTGTCTATTCTAATAGATTCTACTTTGGCGACAAATCCTTGTGACTTCACAAGCGGCGCCGTTCGTTACTCAGCGCGATAAGCCTGTTGAGCGTATTACCATTGCGCGTTGTGGCGGAGACGCCCAGTCTTTTTTCGAGCAGACCATTGGAAAGCTTTGAGCGGGCGGCGCTGCCCGGGATATACAAATAGCCGGCGTTCCTGGTGATCGCAATTTGCTCCGGCGAAAAATCCATCGCGAGCAATTCCGTGACGGCCTGCGTCTGCGGCGACGCTTTGAATGATACAAAGAACACGCGGGAGATGTCATAGCCTTGCGTAAACGGGTTTGCAGCCAGGACCCTTTGTAGTTGCGCGCCCGTCCGCGCTATCACGACCAAATCCGGCCCGACGTGTTCTTTGATAAGGTCGTGAACGCGCTGCTCAACCGCTCCCGCAGAAAGATCCGTGTCCACAAGCACGTTACCGCTCTGAATGTAAGTGCGTACATTCTCAAAGCCGTTCCCAGCGAGCACTTCGCGCAGTGGCGCCATCGGCACTTTGTTTTTGCCGATCGGCATGACCCCACGCAACAGAATGACATAGGTTTTCATTATTGGTTCTTGAATGCAACCCCACCGCAGAATGGCGGGGGCGTTCCGCTCGCGGGGCGCAGGGGGGCGGCGAACCGCTCAGGGCGGGTGGGGCTTTGACCCCACCCGCCGCAAACCACTTTGCTGGCGGGAAGGGCGGGATTCGAACCCGCGAGGCTCATCGCCTACACGCTTTCCAGGCGTGCGCACTAGGCCACTATGCGACCTCCCCACGCCTGAAATTATAGCATCGGCGCGGGGCGCGCCCAAATTGAACGCGCTTGTGCGGCTATTGACGAGAGCGGAACGCTGCAATGGAATCAAGGGGCGCGCTTTGGGTTGCGCTAGCCACCATGTGGCGGCAATGGCATGGATATGTGCTGATGCTTTACCTTCCATGCGCCGTCAAGTTTCTGTAGGCAAATAGTCGCGCGGACTAAATCTTCAAAGGTCTGACCGTTCGGTTTTGTACCGCCGCATCGGATGAAGCACGTGGCAAACGCGACGTCAGACCCGGTAGTAATCGCCAAGTCCTCGAAGCCGAACTTCACTTCACCTTTGGTTTCTGGTTGCCACTCAGCCCAACTACGACGATATGCTGCTGCACCTTCATATTTCATGGGTGGAAGCACATCGTAGATGAGAACGTCTGCAGCATGATTAGCCAGGACATCGTCTTTACGATCTTGACGGGTGGCAGCCGCCCACTCGTCGAGCAATGCGCGAATCTGAGCTTGGTCAGGTGTGTCTGCTTTTCTCTTCAATTTTGTTCTCCAAAGTGGCGGCTTGCATGTAGTAGTCGATGACCGGGACGATAGGCAACATTAGCTATGCGACCACCCCACGCCTGAAATCATAGCATCGGCGCGGGGCGCGCCCAAATACCCTGAAGGTCACTGGCGCACTTCATCGGCCGGGCTGCCACGTAGACCTTGCCGGCCAAAGTGGGCAGGACGAGGGCCGGCGCGTCGAGGGCGAGCATTATGGCCTGAATGCCAATCCTTTCGACTTGAGCGCCTGGCGAAGCTTGCTGGTCCCGTTCGGTCCCATGCCGTGCAGGGCCAGTATCTCCGCTTCGGTTCGTTTTGTAAGTTGCGTCAGTCGGGTAATTTTGGCATTGAGCAGGGCGCGCAGCGCCGGGGCGGCGAGGTCGTCGGGCAGGTCGTTTTGCAGGCGCTTCCGATAGTACCCCGACCAGCAGGTCGGGCATACCGGACAGTCGCTGCTCTTATAGAATTTGTGTCCGCGACTGCAAACCCTCAAATTCCCTTTTGTGGTCTTCACGCTCATCGATAACCGTGCCTTTCCACGCTCGGATTACCCTCACACTAACCTGCTCCCGCGACGGGGTTCGACCGGCTCACCCACCGGCGTCGCCGGAGCGGGGATTGGCTCCAACTTACGCGGCCGGTGCGCCTGCCCGGTAATGTAGCAATACATTGCCGGATGCAAAGCGCCTCGTTTCCAGGAGCGAGAGGTCGAAGCGCCCAACGTTGTGGAATAGCGGTTTGCCCGTCCCCACAACCACCGGGGTTACGATGATCAGGTATTCGTCGATCAATCTTTCGCTGGCCAGCTGCTGCACGATCGTTCCGCTGCCAAAGATCGTGATGTCGGCGCCCTGCGCTTGCTTCAGGCTCCGAACCTCGCCGGCCGCGGCGCCGTGAACGAGCCTGGAGTTTTCCCAGCCGACTGCATTCATCGTTTGCGAGAAGACTACCTTGTTCA is a window of Chloroflexota bacterium DNA encoding:
- a CDS encoding dihydrofolate reductase; this encodes MLNRVSIDGFFCGPNGAIDWFIHDPAVDRAAHEMMSPDTLLLGRLTYDMFFGYWPHVAKDPDAPEGARVLANELSRMNKVVFSQTMNAVGWENSRLVHGAAAGEVRSLKQAQGADITIFGSGTIVQQLASERLIDEYLIIVTPVVVGTGKPLFHNVGRFDLSLLETRRFASGNVLLHYRAGAPAA
- a CDS encoding SRPBCC domain-containing protein, which codes for MDNGLIAKVSTTINVPVARVWEALTKPEIIGQYMFGTNVVSDWRVGSAIVWQGEWQGRSYEDKGTILRLEPGRSLQYSHFSPLSGQPDRPENYHTVTIELFSHGMQTGLTLSQDNNATEADREHSEKNWTMMLDGMKRLLEK
- a CDS encoding DUF1697 domain-containing protein, with protein sequence MKTYVILLRGVMPIGKNKVPMAPLREVLAGNGFENVRTYIQSGNVLVDTDLSAGAVEQRVHDLIKEHVGPDLVVIARTGAQLQRVLAANPFTQGYDISRVFFVSFKASPQTQAVTELLAMDFSPEQIAITRNAGYLYIPGSAARSKLSNGLLEKRLGVSATTRNGNTLNRLIALSNERRRL
- a CDS encoding nuclear transport factor 2 family protein, whose amino-acid sequence is MKRKADTPDQAQIRALLDEWAAATRQDRKDDVLANHAADVLIYDVLPPMKYEGAAAYRRSWAEWQPETKGEVKFGFEDLAITTGSDVAFATCFIRCGGTKPNGQTFEDLVRATICLQKLDGAWKVKHQHISMPLPPHGG